A genomic region of Corallococcus exiguus contains the following coding sequences:
- a CDS encoding ATP-binding protein — translation MSTLPSTSTPLRIAAIATACAALMGLVAAWSESQSAGVRIALLVASAFGLAVAGAVAALRAVARSERDCARLLDKADDARALRDAVMDITPVGFAFYDRDLRYVHVNAALAAMNGLLVEAHLGRHVSEVLPELGTMLGPGFKSEDLPHVFEPFFSKRRGGTGLGLSIVQRILEEHQGRIRLSNHPQGGAEVTILLPALFPAVHTGPTPQSQVS, via the coding sequence ATGTCCACGCTCCCTTCGACGTCCACACCGCTCCGGATCGCCGCCATCGCCACCGCCTGTGCGGCGCTCATGGGCCTGGTCGCGGCCTGGAGCGAAAGCCAGTCAGCGGGTGTCCGCATCGCCCTGCTGGTGGCGAGCGCCTTCGGACTGGCGGTGGCGGGCGCGGTGGCCGCTCTTCGCGCGGTGGCCCGGAGTGAGCGTGACTGCGCCCGGCTGCTCGACAAGGCGGATGACGCGCGGGCGCTGCGCGACGCGGTGATGGACATCACACCGGTGGGCTTCGCGTTCTACGACCGCGACCTGCGCTACGTGCACGTCAACGCCGCGCTCGCCGCGATGAACGGCCTGCTGGTGGAGGCGCACCTGGGCCGCCATGTCTCGGAGGTGCTGCCGGAGCTGGGCACGATGCTCGGGCCCGGCTTCAAGAGCGAGGACCTGCCCCACGTCTTCGAGCCCTTCTTCAGCAAGCGTCGAGGAGGGACCGGGTTGGGTCTGTCCATCGTCCAGCGCATCCTGGAGGAGCACCAGGGGCGCATTCGCCTGTCCAATCACCCCCAGGGAGGCGCGGAGGTGACCATCCTGCTGCCCGCCCTTTTCCCCGCCGTTCACACCGGCCCAACTCCGCAGTCACAGGTGTCATGA
- a CDS encoding sigma-54-dependent transcriptional regulator: protein MTRTRILLVDDEPGVRLGMKGYLTQHGFDVDEATSVAEAQEGFRSHRPDVAVIDYRLPDGTALELLPRLKEMDAAVPLVVLTGHGSIELAVQAVKEGAEQFLTKPLELAVLKVVLERLVAQRRERQRLLADRSRAVRTQVDPFLGNSLAIRALRDQAERVRESDSPVLVTGETGSGKSVLARWLHEGGPRQESPFVDLNCAALSKDLLDSELFGHEKGAFTSAVAAKPGLLEVADRGTLFLDEVGDMDVAVQPKLLKVLEEKRFRRLGEVKDRRVDVRLVAATHQDLQLAAREKRFRSDLYFRISTLILHVPPLRERAEDVPVLASHFLAEMGAHRGRGQVELEPDAERALMAYSWPGNIRELRNVLERAVLLSGTSRLSRSALRFESLLPTEEPLGEDLTLEELEHRHIERVLAREGGHVERAATKLGISRSSLYAKLKGWQHKGT from the coding sequence ATGACCCGCACCCGCATCCTGCTCGTGGACGACGAGCCCGGCGTCCGTCTGGGTATGAAGGGATACCTCACCCAGCATGGCTTCGACGTGGATGAAGCCACCAGCGTCGCCGAGGCCCAGGAGGGCTTCCGCTCACACCGGCCCGACGTGGCCGTCATCGATTACCGCCTGCCGGACGGCACGGCACTGGAGTTGTTGCCCCGGCTCAAGGAGATGGACGCGGCGGTGCCCCTGGTGGTGCTGACCGGGCACGGCTCCATTGAATTGGCGGTGCAGGCCGTGAAGGAAGGCGCCGAACAATTCCTCACCAAGCCGCTGGAGCTGGCGGTGCTCAAGGTGGTGCTGGAGCGGCTCGTGGCCCAGCGCCGCGAGCGGCAGCGGCTCCTGGCGGACCGCTCGCGCGCGGTGCGCACGCAGGTGGACCCCTTCCTGGGCAACAGCCTCGCCATCCGCGCGCTGCGCGACCAGGCGGAGCGCGTGCGCGAGAGCGACAGCCCGGTGCTCGTCACGGGCGAGACGGGCAGCGGCAAGAGCGTGCTCGCGCGCTGGCTGCATGAAGGCGGGCCGCGCCAGGAGTCCCCCTTCGTGGACCTGAACTGCGCGGCGCTGTCCAAGGACCTGCTGGACTCGGAGTTGTTCGGCCACGAAAAGGGCGCCTTCACCAGCGCGGTGGCCGCGAAGCCGGGCCTGCTGGAGGTGGCGGACCGGGGCACGCTGTTCCTGGATGAAGTGGGCGACATGGACGTGGCCGTCCAGCCCAAGCTGCTCAAGGTGCTGGAGGAGAAGCGCTTCCGGCGCCTGGGCGAAGTGAAGGACCGGCGCGTGGACGTGAGGCTCGTGGCCGCCACGCACCAGGACCTTCAGCTGGCCGCGCGTGAGAAGCGCTTCCGAAGCGACCTGTACTTCCGCATCAGCACGCTCATCCTCCACGTGCCGCCACTGCGTGAGCGCGCGGAGGACGTGCCGGTGCTCGCGAGCCACTTCCTGGCGGAGATGGGCGCGCACCGCGGCCGCGGCCAGGTGGAGCTGGAGCCCGACGCGGAGCGAGCCCTCATGGCCTACAGCTGGCCGGGCAACATCCGCGAGCTGCGCAACGTGCTGGAGCGCGCGGTGCTCCTGTCCGGCACGTCGCGACTGTCGCGCAGCGCCCTGCGCTTCGAGTCCCTGCTCCCTACGGAGGAGCCGCTGGGCGAGGACCTCACGCTGGAGGAGCTGGAGCACCGCCACATCGAGCGCGTGCTGGCGCGCGAGGGCGGCCACGTGGAGCGCGCGGCGACGAAGCTGGGCATCTCCCGCAGCTCGCTCTACGCGAAGCTCAAGGGGTGGCAGCACAAGGGGACCTGA
- a CDS encoding glycosyltransferase family 4 protein yields the protein MNHFQDGTKDPTKVRVLFVAWFLREDRRWLGAFLPPERFECSYVGLEEAVDSTRKRTPWKKWWQFFRLALKARRELARHPQDLIVTAFPQVGFTVGLVNLLTFVRTPHVIWYFNCGHEYRGLRKWLSRLAYRGVDRCLVYTRHERSVYARVFALPKSRFQFTHLTGAELKAEDFRGAREDFALAPRYIAALGSSGRDYGTLLRAVEGLSLQLVIVAHPHALPPGPVPPNVKVLTSIPQQDYLRIIAEAELVAIPVNNRETASGQMTLIQAMALGVPVVATRCIGTEDYIRHGANGWFVEMGDVEEWRRTLRSILDDPEERQRLATEALRFARERFTDRTGARVLAALAEELSTPPAIFYNQTHSSTATPESDAEHSKDRRI from the coding sequence ATGAATCACTTCCAGGACGGCACGAAGGACCCGACGAAGGTGCGGGTCCTCTTCGTTGCCTGGTTTCTCCGCGAGGACCGGCGGTGGCTGGGCGCGTTCCTCCCGCCAGAGCGCTTCGAGTGCTCCTACGTGGGCCTGGAGGAGGCTGTCGACTCGACCCGGAAGCGCACGCCCTGGAAGAAGTGGTGGCAGTTCTTCCGCCTGGCGCTGAAGGCCCGGCGGGAGCTGGCCCGGCATCCCCAGGATCTCATCGTCACGGCCTTCCCACAGGTGGGTTTCACCGTGGGGCTCGTGAACCTGCTGACCTTCGTGCGCACCCCGCACGTCATCTGGTACTTCAACTGCGGCCATGAGTACCGGGGGCTCCGCAAGTGGCTGTCGCGGCTCGCGTACCGGGGCGTGGACCGATGCCTCGTCTACACGCGGCACGAGCGCTCGGTCTATGCGCGCGTCTTCGCCCTGCCGAAGTCCCGCTTCCAGTTCACGCACCTGACCGGCGCGGAGCTGAAGGCGGAGGACTTCCGCGGAGCGCGTGAGGACTTCGCGCTGGCGCCGCGCTACATCGCCGCGCTGGGCTCGTCGGGCCGCGACTACGGCACCCTCCTGCGGGCCGTCGAAGGCCTGTCCCTGCAGCTCGTCATCGTCGCGCACCCCCATGCGCTCCCGCCCGGGCCCGTGCCTCCGAACGTCAAGGTCCTCACCAGCATCCCCCAGCAGGACTATCTGCGGATCATCGCGGAGGCGGAGCTGGTGGCCATCCCCGTCAACAACCGGGAGACGGCGAGCGGACAGATGACCTTGATCCAGGCCATGGCGCTGGGCGTTCCCGTGGTGGCCACGCGGTGCATCGGGACCGAGGACTACATCCGCCACGGAGCGAATGGCTGGTTCGTCGAGATGGGGGACGTGGAGGAGTGGCGGCGCACCCTGCGCTCCATCCTGGACGACCCCGAGGAGCGACAACGGCTGGCCACCGAGGCCCTGCGCTTTGCCCGGGAGCGCTTCACGGACCGGACCGGCGCCCGCGTGCTGGCGGCGCTCGCCGAGGAACTGTCCACGCCCCCTGCAATTTTTTACAACCAGACACACTCCTCGACAGCGACACCAGAATCAGACGCCGAGCATTCCAAAGACAGACGCATCTGA